One genomic segment of Natronospira proteinivora includes these proteins:
- the hisI gene encoding phosphoribosyl-AMP cyclohydrolase, producing the protein MSQSTWLEQIRFNEQGLVAAIAQDADSGQVLMMAWMDREAVAETVLRGEAVYFSRSRQRLWHKGETSGHVQRVHEIRLDCDGDTLLLQVSQLGGIACHTGRARCLFRRLNEQGEWVSTDPVLRDPDDIYGQS; encoded by the coding sequence ATGAGCCAGAGCACCTGGCTGGAGCAGATCCGTTTCAATGAACAGGGCCTGGTGGCCGCCATCGCTCAGGATGCCGACAGCGGGCAGGTTCTGATGATGGCCTGGATGGACCGGGAAGCGGTGGCGGAAACGGTTCTACGCGGCGAAGCCGTGTACTTCTCCCGCTCCCGCCAGCGACTGTGGCACAAGGGCGAGACATCCGGCCATGTCCAGCGGGTCCATGAGATCCGACTGGATTGCGATGGCGACACCCTGCTTCTGCAGGTCAGCCAGCTGGGGGGCATTGCCTGCCACACGGGCCGTGCCCGATGCCTATTTCGACGACTCAACGAGCAAGGGGAGTGGGTCAGCACCGAT